Proteins encoded by one window of Manihot esculenta cultivar AM560-2 chromosome 10, M.esculenta_v8, whole genome shotgun sequence:
- the LOC110624562 gene encoding receptor-like protein EIX2 produces the protein METFPFLWIICLLCGELLCGGVAQSVNCNPADREALLDLKRGLNDSWNRLSSWHGSNCCGWSGIACHNTTGAVLAVDLPNSSGLQPLGGEIRPSLAKLKSLKHLDLSGNNFHGKIPHFLSDLHNLHYLNVSIAGFSGEIPPNLGNLSSLQFLDVSCDGLTVENLEWLSGLLSLKHLAMSGVELSNLGAAWIEPLNKLPLLSELHLQFCGLSGFIYSLPSVNFTSLKVLSLTGGRFKAKLPSWFVNISSLVSVDISYSMLTGRIPLGFGELPNLQSLKLDYNLELSASCFQLFTRSWKKIRVLDLSINEIHGRLPAHLGNMTSLTDFDLHFNNIEGGFPSSIGKLSNLQYIDFSLNKLTGSLPNSIGQLENLVELRLNSNLLQGSIPYSIGNLQHLTILKLSSNNINGTLPDSIGLLSELSTLDVSLNKLTGIISEAHFHRLENLEQIILSDNSVILNVSSHWVPPFQVIFLEMSSCHVGPSFPYWLRSQKKIEVLDFSRAGVSGSIPNWFWNMTSILSFLNFSFNSLEGHIPNKFKLVPYAFVDLSFNQFKGPVPLPNALLLDLSHNQFYGSMPENISQGMPSLKVLSLSSNQLTGGIPASIGELSLDVLDLSKNNLAGSIPPNIGNCSFLTVLDLQNNNLSGRIPNSIGRLNGLQTLHLSNNKFSGEIPSSLQNLSKLETLDLGSNMLTGKLPFWVGEAFPLLRILNLRANKLSGELPLTLSNSSSLQILDLAENQLNGSIPANLGNLKAMAQQQKVNHYLLYGKDENHNYQENVYVTINGLGLTYTRTISLLTSIDLSGNNLSGRFPEAITRLVGLEVLNLSRNHINGQIPDRISALRQLLSLDLSSNRLSGPIPQSLTSLTFLGNLNVSNNILSGKIPSANQMSTFNASSFAGNPGLCGDPLAVKCANGSNDGGDNYPDAGKKPDQDDNGNGFADNWFYMSIGVGFAVGLLLPYLVFAMKRSWGGIYFAVVDGTAYRLSSEKMKAAMRRRTV, from the coding sequence ATGGAAACCTTTCCCTTTCTTTGGATTATCTGTCTGTTATGTGGAGAATTATTATGTGGTGGAGTTGCTCAGTCAGTGAACTGCAATCCAGCTGATAGAGAAGCTCTTCTTGATCTCAAAAGGGGCCTGAATGATTCTTGGAATCGGCTCTCTTCATGGCATGGAAGCAATTGCTGTGGATGGTCAGGAATAGCTTGTCACAACACAACTGGTGCTGTTCTCGCAGTTGATCTCCCAAATTCATCAGGTCTTCAGCCATTAGGCGGAGAGATTAGACCTTCTTTGGCGAAACTCAAGTCCTTGAAACATCTGGATTTAAGTGGGAACAATTTCCATGGTAAAATTCCTCATTTCCTGTCCGATTTGCACAACTTGCACTATCTAAACGTGTCAATTGCTGGGTTTAGTGGTGAAATTCCTCCAAATCTTGGAAACCTCTCTAGCTTGCAGTTTCTTGATGTCTCTTGTGATGGTTTAACTGTTGAGAATCTTGAATGGTTGAGTGGCCTTCTCTCGCTAAAGCATTTGGCAATGAGTGGTGTAGAGCTTTCAAATTTGGGAGCAGCATGGATTGAACCATTAAACAAGCTTCCACTTTTATCTGAGTTGCACTTGCAATTCTGTGGTTTATCAGGCTTCATCTATTCTCTTCCTTCTGTTAATTTTACTTCGCTTAAAGTCTTGAGCCTTACGGGCGGCCGCTTCAAGGCAAAGTTACCATCTTGGTTTGTGAACATTAGCAGCCTTGTGTCTGTCGACATCTCATATAGCATGTTGACGGGGAGGATTCCACTTGGTTTTGGTGAATTGCCAAATTTGCAGTCACTGAAGCTTGATTATAATCTGGAACTCTCAGCAAGCTGCTTCCAACTATTTACAAGGAGCTGGAAAAAGATACGAGTTCTTGATTTATCTATCAATGAAATACATGGTAGACTTCCTGCTCATCTTGGAAATATGACATCTCTCACCGATTTTGATCTTCACTTCAATAATATTGAAGGTGGGTTTCCAAGCTCCATTGGTAAGCTTTCTAACTTACAATACATTGACTTTTCATTAAATAAACTGACAGGAAGCTTACCAAATTCAATTGGCCAACTCGAGAATCTTGTCGAACTCCGATTGAACAGTAACTTGCTTCAAGGTTCCATCCCTTATTCTATTGGAAATTTACAACATTTGACTATCCTCAAGCTTTCATCAAACAACATAAATGGCACTCTGCCAGATAGTATTGGACTGCTCTCTGAGTTGTCTACTCTTGATGTTTCACTTAATAAGCTGACAGGTATAATCTCAGAAGCTCATTTTCATAGGTTGGAGAACTTGGAGCAAATTATTTTATCAGATAATTCAGTCATTTTAAATGTCAGCTCCCATTGGGTCCCTCCTTTCCAAGTCATTTTCTTGGAGATGAGTTCATGCCATGTAGGTCCTTCCTTCCCTTATTGGCTTAGATCTCAGAAAAAGATCGAAGTTTTAGATTTCTCAAGGGCTGGTGTTTCAGGTTCTATCCCAAATTGGTTCTGGAACATGACTAGCATTCTAAGCTTtctgaacttttctttcaataGTTTAGAGGGTCATATACCAAATAAATTCAAACTTGTTCCCTACGCATTTGTTGATTTAAGCTTCAACCAATTCAAAGGACCTGTTCCTCTTCCAAATGCCTTGTTACTAGATCTCTCTCATAACCAGTTTTATGGTAGTATGCCAGAAAATATCAGTCAAGGGATGCCATCTTTGAAAGTTCTTTCACTTTCTAGTAACCAGTTGACTGGTGGAATCCCAGCCTCAATCGGAGAGTTGTCACTTGATGTATTGGATCTCTCAAAAAATAATTTGGCAGGAAGCATTCCTCCAAACATAGGAAATTGTTCTTTCCTCACTGTTCTAGaccttcaaaataacaactTGTCTGGTAGGATTCCAAATTCTATAGGTCGGCTAAATGGGCTTCAAACACTTCACTTGAGCAACAACAAATTCTCTGGAGAAATTCCATCATCTCTTCAGAATTTATCAAAGTTGGAAACTTTGGACTTGGGGAGCAACATGTTGACAGGAAAATTACCCTTTTGGGTTGGAgaagcttttcctcttctcagAATACTTAATCTCAGGGCAAATAAACTTTCAGGAGAACTTCCCTTGACGCTTTCAAATTCGAGTTCGCTGCAAATATTAGACCTGGCAGAAAACCAATTAAATGGTTCCATTCCTGCTAACCTGGGAAATCTTAAGGCCATGGCGCAACAGCAGAAGGTTaaccattatttgctttatggAAAGGATGAAAATCACAATTACCAAGAGAACGTATATGTAACCATAAATGGCCTTGGATTAACGTACACTAGGACTATTTCCCTGCTAACCAGCATAGATCTGTCTGGAAATAATTTAAGTGGAAGATTTCCTGAAGCAATAACAAGATTAGTTGGTTTGGAGGTTTTAAACCTGTCAAGGAACCACATCAATGGCCAGATTCCTGATAGAATTTCAGCATTGCGTCAGCTGTTATCTCTTGATCTCTCAAGCAATAGGCTTTCAGGTCCTATTCCCCAAAGCTTGACTTCATTGACATTTCTGGGAAATTTGAATGTGTCAAACAATATCTTGTCAGGTAAAATACCTTCTGCAAATCAGATGTCAACCTTTAATGCATCCTCTTTTGCTGGGAACCCTGGTCTATGCGGAGATCCTCTTGCAGTGAAGTGTGCCAATGGTTCAAACGATGGAGGTGACAATTACCCAGATGCTGGAAAGAAACCTGATCAAGATGATAATGGCAATGGGTTTGCAGATAATTGGTTTTACATGAGCATTGGGGTGGGATTTGCAGTAGGTTTATTGCTTCCTTATTTAGTATTCGCAATGAAAAGGTCTTGGGGTGGAATTTATTTTGCAGTTGTGGATGGAACTGCCTATAGATTGTCAAGTGAGAAAATGAAAGCAGCTATGAGGAGAAGAACAGTCTGA
- the LOC122724876 gene encoding receptor-like protein EIX2: METFPFLWIICLLCGELLCGGVAQSVHCNAADREALLDLKRGLNDSWNRLSSWHGTNCCGWSGIACHNTTGAVLAVDLPKSSGLQPLGGEIRPSLAKLKSLKHLDLSGNNFHGKIPHFLSDLQNLQYLNLSFAGFSGEIPPNLGNLSSLQFLDVSSVSLTVDNIEWVSGLLSLKYLSMNYLNLSSLGGAWIEPLNKLPLLSELHLEYCGLSGFIYSLPSVNFTSLKVMKLQCSLFHAKLPNWFTNISSLVSVDIGNSWLTGRIPLGFGELPNLQSLKLNYNMELSASCFQLFARSWKKIRVLDFSIINLHGRLPALLGNLTSLTDFDLHFNNIEGGIPSSIGKLSKLKYIDLSSNKLIGSLPNSIGQLKNLVELRLNSNLLQGSIPYSIGNLQHLTILKLSSNNINGTLPDSIGLLSELSTLDVSLNKLTGIISEAHFHRLENLEQIILSDNSVILNVSSHWVPPFQVIFLQMSSCHVGPSFPYWLRSQKKIQVLDFSRAGVSGCIPNWFWNMTSILSFLNFSFNSLEGHIPNTFKLIPYAIVDLSFNQFKGPVPLPNALSLDLSHNQFYGSMPENISQVMSSLQFLSLSSNQLTGGIPASIGALSLNVLDLSKNNLAGSIPPNIGNCSFLTVLDLQNNNLSGRIPNSIGRLNGLQTLHLSNNKFSGEIPSSLQNLSKLETLDLGSNMLTGKLPFWVGEAFPLLRILNLRANKLSGELPLTLSNSSSLQILDLAENQLNGSIPANLGNLKAMAQQQKVNHYLLYGVDESHNYQENIHVTINGLGLTYTRTLSLLTSIDLSGNNLSGELSEQITRLVGLEVLNLSRNHISGQIPDSISELHELLSLDLSGNRLSGPIPQSITSLTFLGNLNVSNNNLSGKIPSANQMSTFNASSFAGNPGLCGDPLAVKCGKGSNNGDDNYPDGGRKADEDDNSNGFVDNWFYMSIGVGFAVGLLLPYLVFAMKRSWGGVYFAFVDGTAYRLSSEKMQAAMRRRTREKH; the protein is encoded by the coding sequence ATGGAAACCTTTCCCTTTCTTTGGATTATCTGTCTGTTATGTGGAGAATTATTATGTGGTGGAGTTGCTCAGTCAGTGCACTGCAATGCAGCTGATAGAGAAGCTCTTCTTGATCTCAAAAGGGGCCTGAATGATTCTTGGAATCGGCTCTCTTCATGGCATGGAACCAATTGCTGTGGGTGGTCAGGAATAGCTTGTCACAACACAACTGGTGCTGTTCTCGCAGTTGATCTCCCAAAATCATCAGGTCTTCAGCCATTAGGTGGAGAGATTAGACCTTCTTTGGCGAAACTCAAGTCCTTGAAACATCTGGATTTAAGTGGGAACAATTTCCATGGTAAAATTCCTCATTTCCTGTCCGATTTGCAGAACTTGCAGTATCTAAACTTGTCATTTGCTGGGTTTAGTGGTGAAATTCCTCCAAATCTTGGAAATCTCTCTAGCTTGCAGTTTCTTGATGTCTCTTCAGTTAGTTTAACTGTTGATAATATTGAATGGGTGAGTGGTCTTCTCTCGCTAAAATATTTGAGCATGAATTATCTAAACCTATCAAGCTTGGGAGGAGCATGGATTGAGCCATTAAACAAGCTTCCACTTTTATCCGAGTTGCACTTGGAATACTGTGGTTTATCAGGTTTCATCTATTCTCTTCCTTCTGTTAATTTCACTTCACTTAAAGTCATGAAACTTCAGTGCAGTTTATTCCATGCCAAGTTACCAAATTGGTTTACAAACATTAGCAGCCTTGTATCTGTTGACATTGGAAATAGTTGGTTGACTGGAAGGATTCCGCTTGGTTTTGGTGAATTGCCAAATTTGCAGTCATTGAAGCTTAATTATAATATGGAACTCTCAGCAAGCTGCTTCCAACTGTTTGCAAGAAGCTGGAAAAAGATAAGAGTTCTTGATTTCTCCATCATTAATTTGCATGGTAGACTTCCTGCTCTTCTTGGAAATTTGACATCTCTCACTGATTTTGATCTTCACTTCAATAATATTGAAGGTGGGATTCCAAGCTCCATTGGTAAGCTTTCTAAATTAAAGTACATTGACTTGTCATCAAACAAACTGATAGGAAGCTTACCAAATTCAATTGGCCAACTCAAGAATCTTGTTGAACTCCGATTGAACAGTAACTTGCTTCAAGGTTCCATCCCTTATTCTATTGGAAATTTACAGCATTTGACTATCCTCAAGCTTTCATCAAACAACATAAATGGCACTCTGCCAGATAGTATTGGACTGCTCTCTGAGTTGTCTACTCTTGATGTTTCACTTAATAAGCTGACAGGTATAATCTCAGAAGCTCATTTTCATAGGTTGGAGAACTTGGAGCAAATTATTTTATCAGATAATTCAGTCATTTTAAATGTCAGCTCCCACTGGGTCCCTCCTTTCCAAGTCATTTTCTTGCAGATGAGTTCATGCCATGTAGGTCCTTCCTTCCCTTATTGGCTTAGATCTCAGAAAAAGATCCAAGTTTTAGATTTCTCAAGGGCTGGTGTTTCAGGTTGTATCCCAAATTGGTTCTGGAACATGACTAGCATTCTAAGCTTTCTGAACTTTTCATTCAATAGTTTAGAGGGTCATATACCAAATACATTCAAACTGATTCCCTATGCAATTGTTGATTTGAGCTTCAACCAATTCAAAGGACCTGTTCCTCTTCCAAATGCCTTGTCACTGGATCTCTCTCATAACCAGTTTTATGGTAGTATGCCAGAAAATATCAGTCAAGTCATGTCATCCTTGcaatttctttcactttctagtAACCAGTTGACTGGTGGAATCCCAGCCTCAATCGGAGCGTTGTCACTCAATGTCTTGGATCTCTCAAAAAATAATTTGGCAGGAAGCATTCCTCCAAACATAGGAAATTGTTCTTTCCTCACTGTTCTAGaccttcaaaataacaactTGTCTGGTAGGATTCCAAATTCTATAGGTCGGCTAAATGGGCTTCAAACACTTCACTTGAGCAACAACAAATTCTCTGGAGAAATTCCATCATCTCTTCAGAATTTATCAAAGTTGGAAACTTTGGACTTGGGGAGCAACATGTTGACAGGAAAATTACCCTTTTGGGTTGGAgaagcttttcctcttctcagAATACTTAATCTCAGGGCAAATAAACTTTCAGGAGAACTTCCCTTGACGCTTTCAAATTCGAGTTCGCTGCAAATATTGGACCTGGCAGAAAACCAATTAAATGGTTCCATTCCTGCTAACCTGGGAAATCTTAAGGCCATGGCTCAACAGCAGAAGGTTaaccattatttgctttatggAGTGGATGAAAGTCACAACTACCAAGAGAATATACATGTGACCATAAATGGCCTCGGATTAACGTACACCAGGACTCTTTCCTTGCTAACCAGCATAGATCTGTCTGGAAACAATTTAAGCGGAGAACTTTCTGAACAAATAACAAGATTAGTTGGTTTGGAGGTTTTGAACTTATCAAGAAACCACATCAGTGGCCAGATTCCTGATAGCATTTCAGAATTGCATGAGCTGTTATCTCTTGATCTTTCAGGCAATAGGCTTTCAGGTCCTATTCCCCAAAGCATAACTTCATTGACATTTCTGGGGAATTTGAATGTGTCAAACAATAACTTGTCAGGTAAAATACCTTCTGCAAATCAGATGTCAACTTTTAATGCATCCTCTTTTGCTGGGAACCCTGGACTATGTGGAGATCCTCTTGCAGTGAAGTGTGGCAAGGGTTCAAACAATGGAGATGACAATTACCCAGATGGTGGAAGGAAAGCTGATGAAGATGACAATAGCAATGGCTTTGTAGATAATTGGTTTTATATGAGCATTGGGGTGGGATTTGCAGTAGGTTTATTGCTTCCTTATTTAGTATTTGCAATGAAAAGGTCTTGGGGTGGAGTCTATTTTGCATTTGTGGATGGAACTGCCTATAGATTGTCAAGTGAGAAAATGCAAGCAGCTATGAGAAGAAGAACTCGAGAAAAACactaa
- the LOC110624350 gene encoding receptor-like protein EIX2, which produces MDNFSLLKVVLYFTCLVIREFACNIHAQMVDCLESDREALLDFRNGLLDPGNRLSSWQGTNCCQWHGIVCDGDTGAVITVDLHNPHPPKVGKLDLDYPLPSDSSASDRYGFWNLSGELRPSLAALKTLRHLDLSFNSFSDIPIPSFFYSWKNLEYLNLSNAGFRGVIPPNLGNLTSLQSLDVTNYDLHVLRAENLDWVTGLVSLKYLAMSGVNLSRIGSNWVGQLNKLPHLTGLHLYACLLSGTISSPISVNFTSLAVIDLSFNPFNSRFPVWLANISSLVSIDLSFSGLNVGRLPHVFSELPNLRFLRLVNTFKKARCSEILRGSWKKIEVLDLTLNRLYGELPASLGNMTSLTHLSLYWNNIQGWIPSSIGKLCNLKFLSLRFNNLTGNIPDFQGESVNCPFEIPFPSLQILVLSSNQLVGQLPYWLGSLKNLVVLDLEYNSLQGPIPVLDNLKKLVVLKLAENELNGTLPDSLQQLSELYELDVSNNHLTGIVSESHFSKLSKLKDLDLSGNFFILNVTSFWVPPFLLESLYISSCLLNSSFPVWLKSQSNIIYLHFSNVSVSGIVPDWFWVMSANLKDLNASFNQLQGKLPNPSKLSADVMDLSSNLFEGHIPLPSFPISLLDLSNNQFSGPIPNRLGEILATTRFLSLSGNQLTGEIPISVGEMLSAAVIDLSRNNLTGSIPSSLGNCSSLEVLDLQKNFLSGKVPGSLSQLNMLQTLHLSSNKLSGEIPSFFHNWSSLETLDLGDNRLTGNIPPWTGSVFPNLRILSLRSNALSGEIPSELSDLSSLQILDLAENELNGTIPSSFVNLRAMVQIQRINHYLFYGMSFRHYYEESYSANIKNQHQTFNKILSILTSLDLSGNNLHGQIPEELMKLAGLAVLNLSGNHLTGEIPESISELNQLLSLDLSSNKLSGPIPPSISSLSYLGYLNLSNNNLSGEIPFQGHITTFDAPSFAGNPALCGAPLDVNCTGNELDNGRRRADEDDSNNGFIDQWLYLSIGLGFAAGVIVPFLVLAIRRSWSHAYFLLVDRTVEEILSLARKVVVHWRNHRRFRV; this is translated from the coding sequence ATGGATAATTTTTCACTTCTGAAAGTTGTATTATATTTTACATGCCTGGTAATAAGAGAATTTGCTTGTAATATCCATGCCCAGATGGTGGATTGCCTGGAATCTGATAGAGAAGCTCTTCTTGATTTCAGAAATGGTCTTCTTGATCCTGGAAACCGGCTCTCATCATGGCAAGGAACCAACTGCTGCCAATGGCATGGAATAGTTTGTGATGGCGACACAGGAGCTGTTATTACAGTAGATCTCCACAACCCACATCCACCAAAGGTTGGTAAACTGGATCTCGACTACCCACTTCCTTCTGATTCTTCTGCAAGTGACAGGTATGGATTCTGGAACCTGAGTGGGGAGCTTAGACCTTCACTAGCAGCACTCAAGACCTTGAGACATCTGGACTTGAGTTTCAACTCATTCAGCGACATCCCCATTCCAAGTTTTTTTTACTCTTGGAAGAACTTGGAATATCTGAACCTATCAAATGCGGGGTTTCGAGGTGTAATTCCTCCAAATCTAGGGAATCTCACAAGCTTGCAGTCTCTTGATGTCACTAATTATGATTTACATGTTCTACGTGCTGAAAATCTTGATTGGGTGACAGGTCTTGTCTCCCTGAAATATTTGGCAATGAGTGGAGTTAACTTATCAAGGATTGGATCAAACTGGGTTGGGCAATTGAACAAGCTTCCCCATTTAACTGGGTTGCACTTATATGCTTGTCTCTTATCTGGAACCATTTCATCTCCTATCTCTGTTAACTTTACTTCACTTGCAGTCATAGACCTCAGCTTTAACCCATTCAACTCAAGGTTCCCTGTCTGGCTTGCCAACATCAGCAGCCTGGTATCCATTGATTTGAGCTTTAGCGGCTTGAATGTTGGAAGATTGCCACATGTGTTTAGTGAATTACCCAATTTGCGATTCCTGAGACTTGTGAATACTTTCAAAAAAGCACGTTGTTCTGAAATTTTGAGGGGAAGCTGGAAGAAGATAGAAGTTCTCGATTTGACATTGAATCGTTTATACGGAGAACTCCCTGCCTCCCTTGGAAACATGACATCTCTTACTCATCTCAGTCTTTATTGGAATAATATACAGGGATGGATTCCAAGTTCAATTGGCAAACTTTGCAACCTGAAATTTCTTTCCTTGAGGTTTAATAACCTTACAGGAAATATACCTGATTTCCAGGGAGAATCAGTAAACTGCCCTTTTGAAATTCCTTTCCCCAGCTTGCAGATCTTAGTGCTGAGTTCAAACCAGTTGGTCGGTCAACTGCCATATTGGCTTGGTAGCCTTAAAAATCTGGTTGTTCTTGATCTGGAGTACAACTCACTTCAAGGTCCAATCCCTGTTTTAGACAATTTGAAAAAACTAGTTGTGCTCAAGCTTGCTGAAAATGAACTGAATGGTACTCTCCCTGATAGTTTACAGCAACTTTCTGAGCTGTATGAACTGGATGTTTCAAACAATCACTTGACAGGAATAGTTTCTGAATCACATTTCTCAAAGCTAAGCAAATTGAAAGACTTGGATTTGTCTGGAAACTTTTTCATTTTGAATGTCACTTCCTTTTGGGTTCCTCCATTTCTGTTGGAGTCTCTTTACATTAGTTCATGCCTTCTGAATTCTTCATTTCCTGTGTGGCTTAAATCCCAAAGCAACATCATTTATCTACATTTCTCAAATGTCAGTGTTTCAGGAATTGTGCCAGATTGGTTTTGGGTTATGTCTGCTAATCTAAAAGACTTGAATGCTTCCTTCAACCAATTACAAGGTAAATTACCAAACCCATCAAAATTATCTGCTGATGTTATGGATTTGAGCTCCAACCTCTTTGAAGGGCACATTCCTCTTCCTAGCTTCCCCATATCCTTACTTGATCTTTCAAATAATCAATTTTCTGGTCCTATCCCAAATAGGTTAGGCGAAATCTTAGCAACAACAAGATTCTTGTCTCTTTCAGGAAACCAACTCACTGGTGAGATTCCAATCTCTGTAGGAGAGATGTTGTCAGCTGCAGTCATTGATCTTTCAAGAAACAATTTAACAGGCAGCATTCCATCCAGTTTAGGAAATTGCTCTTCTCTGGAAGTTCTAGATCTTCAAAAAAACTTCTTGTCTGGCAAGGTTCCAGGATCACTGAGTCAGCTAAATATGCTTCAAACACTTCACCTCAGCAGCAACAAATTGTCAGGAGAAATCCCATCATTTTTTCATAATTGGTCTAGTTTGGAAACTCTGGACCTTGGAGACAACAGGTTGACAGGAAATATTCCACCATGGACAGGCAGTGTTTTCCCGAATCTTAGAATACTTAGCTTGAGATCAAATGCCTTGTCTGGAGAAATTCCCTCAGAGCTTTCAGATTTAAGCTCACTGCAAATCCTTGACCTGGCAGAAAATGAATTGAATGGAACTATTCCATCAAGCTTTGTCAATCTCAGAGCAATGGTTCAGATTCAGCGGATAAATCATTACCTATTTTATGGAATGAGCTTCAGGCACTACTATGAAGAAAGCTACAGTGCCAACATAAAAAACCAGCATCAAACATTTAACAAGATCCTCTCCATTCTGACAAGTCTAGACCTTTCTGGAAACAATTTGCATGGACAGATTCCTGAAGAACTGATGAAACTTGCAGGTCTAGCTGTTTTGAACTTGTCAGGTAACCACTTAACTGGTGAAATTCCTGAAAGCATTTCAGAATTGAACCAGTTGCTATCTCTTGATCTCTCAAGCAATAAGCTCTCAGGTCCAATCCCTCCCAGCATTTCTTCATTGTCCTATTTGGGGTACTTGAACTTATCAAACAATAATTTATCTGGTGAAATCCCTTTCCAAGGGCACATAACAACTTTTGATGCACCATCTTTTGCTGGAAATCCTGCTCTATGTGGAGCTCCACTTGATGTCAATTGTACAGGCAATGAGTTGGATAATGGAAGAAGGAGAGCTGATGAGGATGACAGTAACAATGGCTTCATTGACCAGTGGCTTTACTTGAGCATTGGATTGGGATTTGCAGCAGGGGTTATAGTACCCTTTCTTGTTTTGGCAATCAGAAGATCTTGGAGCCATGCATACTTCTTGCTTGTGGACAGAACCGTTGAAGAAATATTATCTTTGGCAAGAAAAGTTGTCGTGCATTGGAGGAACCATCGCCGTTTCAGGGTTTAG
- the LOC122724851 gene encoding LRR receptor-like serine/threonine-protein kinase ER1, whose product METFTFLLIFFLFTGELASGGTAQLVHCNAADKEVLLDFKMGLQDPVNQLSSWQGSNCCQWLGIACDNATGAVISINLSSLDLVGEISPSITKLKSLTRLVLSRNNIKGEIPSFIGNLQHLAYLGLNSNKLNGTLPDSLGLLSELYFLDVSDNELTGVVSEAHFLMLTKLKYLFLSENSFIFNISSNWVPPFQIHQLDFGSCHLGTSFPIWLRSQRDMEVLRLSNCSISGSIPTWFWGISGSIGLLDFSSNHLEGRLPNPLNVSFVPDVVDLSNNHLKGPIPLPDALAIDLSNNQFSGHIPNNIGQIMPHLIFLSLSGNRLTGAIPDSIGVHLEVLDLSRNNLTGSIPSGIGNCYDLKVLDLQHNNLSGGIPSSMAELHVHRKIK is encoded by the exons ATGGAGACCTTCacatttcttttaatattcttCCTTTTTACAGGAGAATTAGCATCTGGTGGAACTGCTCAACTGGTGCACTGCAATGCAGCTGATAAAGAAGTTCTTCTTGACTTCAAAATGGGTCTTCAAGATCCAGTGAACCAGCTTTCCTCATGGCAGGGAAGCAATTGCTGTCAGTGGCTGGGAATAGCCTGTGACAATGCCACTGGAGCTGTAATTTCCATTAATCTCTCCAGCCTTGATTTGGTTGGTGAGATTAGTCCCTCAATCACAAAACTCAAGTCCTTGACACGTCTGGTTTTATCACGGAACAATATCAAAGGTGAGATTCCAAGCTTCATTGGAAATTTACAGCATTTAGCTTATCTTGGACTGAACTCTAATAAGCTAAATGGTACTCTCCCAGACAGCTTAGGACTGCTCTCCGAGTTGTACTTCCTTGATGTTTCTGACAATGAATTGACAGGTGTTGTCTCAGAAGCACATTTTCTGATGTTAACTAAACTGAAGTACTTGTTCTTGTCTGAAAACTCTTTCATTTTCAATATCAGTTCCAACTGGGTCCCTCCATTCCAGATTCATCAACTGGATTTTGGGTCATGCCACTTAGGTACTTCCTTTCCCATTTGGCTTAGATCTCAAAGAGATATGGAAGTTTTAAGACTCTCAAACTGTAGCATTTCAGGCTCCATTCCGACCTGGTTTTGGGGCATATCTGGCTCTATCGGTCTTTTAGATTTTTCTTCCAATCATTTAGAGGGCCGTTTACCAAATCCGTTGAATGTAAGTTTCGTTCCTGATGTTGTTGATTTGAGCAATAACCACTTGAAAGGACCCATTCCTCTTCCAGATGCCTTAGCAATAGATCTTTCCAATAATCAATTCTCTGGTCATATTCCAAACAATATTGGTCAAATCATGCCACATTTGATATTCCTTTCCCTATCTGGCAACCGGCTGACTGGTGCAATCCCAGACTCAATTGGAGTTCACCTTGAAGTTTTGGATCTTTCAAGAAATAATTTGACAGGAAGCATTCCTTCAGGCATAGGGAATTGTTATGATCTCAAAGTTCTAGACCTTCAACACAACAATTTGTCTGGAGGGATTCCTAGTTCAATGGCTGAGTTGCAT GTTCACaggaaaattaaataa